Proteins co-encoded in one Bacillus horti genomic window:
- the rnpM gene encoding RNase P modulator RnpM has product MMKNKKIPLRKCIACQEMKEKKSLIRIVRTPESEIKLDPTGKASGRGAYVCTEVECLEKLQKNKALERSFKMKISNQVYDELLLQLKADKA; this is encoded by the coding sequence ATGATGAAAAATAAGAAGATTCCTCTTCGAAAATGTATCGCTTGTCAAGAGATGAAGGAGAAGAAATCGCTAATCCGTATTGTTCGTACCCCTGAATCAGAAATAAAGCTAGATCCTACAGGAAAAGCTTCTGGCAGAGGCGCATATGTGTGTACGGAAGTAGAGTGCTTAGAAAAGCTTCAGAAAAATAAAGCACTAGAAAGATCCTTCAAAATGAAAATTTCTAATCAAGTCTATGATGAACTTCTCCTACAACTAAAGGCAGACAAAGCATAG
- a CDS encoding YlxQ family RNA-binding protein — protein MNQQGFQLLGLAMRAGKVISGEEIVITGIRKGQVKLVFLSQDASENTAKKVLDKAKTYQVSVTTVPTRDVLGRAIGKDQRVVVGVTDLGFARKLYSLCENE, from the coding sequence ATGAATCAGCAAGGCTTTCAGCTTCTTGGCTTAGCAATGCGAGCTGGAAAGGTTATTTCTGGTGAGGAAATCGTCATTACAGGAATAAGAAAGGGGCAGGTGAAGCTAGTATTTCTGAGTCAAGACGCATCGGAGAATACGGCAAAAAAGGTGCTGGATAAAGCGAAGACTTATCAGGTTTCCGTAACAACTGTACCCACTCGAGATGTATTAGGACGTGCTATTGGAAAAGATCAACGAGTTGTTGTAGGAGTAACCGATTTAGGATTTGCCAGAAAGCTTTATAGCTTATGCGAGAATGAATAA
- the infB gene encoding translation initiation factor IF-2: MSKIRIYEYAREQNISSKEIIEMLKRLGHSVANHMSVIEESQIKEVENYMNQLKNGEQTSNKQKEVAREQTTQNKAQKSTNTSKGTNTQSNNNSNKHSNNNRKPGNSTNAQQKQGTQNKASVGTQQNKSKPSTPSNSKNVKSKDAKNDEKEFAGSKEKTKKTKAHDKHFNDDKSVPANKKRRNKIKHQRAEAAANQDEVSHLVISGPITVGELGKKLGKEPSEIIKKLLFLGVMATINQELDIDAISLIAEEYGVTVEEKIEVDEDQFELFNEEDDPATLKERPPVVTVMGHVDHGKTTLLDAIRHTSVTSTEAGGITQHIGAYQVEYNEKQITFLDTPGHAAFTTMRARGAQVTDIAIIVVAADDGVMPQTKEAVAHAQAAEVPIIVAVNKMDKEDANPDRVKQELTELNLVPEDWGGDTIFVHVSALKNEGLDDLMEMILLVSEVNEYKANPDRLALGTVIEAELDKGRGPVATVLVQSGTLQIGDSIVIGNTYGRVRAMVNDKGRRVKTAAPSMPIEIIGMHDVPQAGDSFKVYEDEKKARSISEKRSIKQREQELGSNAKVSLDELFQQIQEGEIKDLNVIIKGDVQGSVEALKGSLEKIEVEGVRVKIILTGVGAITEYDIMLASASNAIVIGFNVRPEPNARVTAEQEKVDVRLHRIIYNVIDEIESGMRGLLDPEYQEKVLGTAEVRQIFKVSKVGTIAGSYVTEGKITRDSSVRLIREGIVIHEGKVDVLKRFKDDVKEVQTNYECGITLEGFHDIKEGDMIEAYIMEEIPR, translated from the coding sequence ATGAGTAAAATTAGAATTTATGAATATGCTCGAGAACAAAATATATCAAGTAAAGAAATTATAGAAATGCTAAAACGCTTGGGTCACTCTGTAGCGAACCATATGAGTGTCATCGAAGAGTCACAGATAAAAGAGGTAGAAAATTATATGAATCAATTAAAAAATGGGGAACAGACATCAAATAAACAAAAAGAAGTAGCTCGGGAACAAACGACACAAAACAAAGCTCAGAAATCAACAAACACTAGTAAAGGAACAAATACTCAAAGCAACAACAACAGTAACAAACATAGCAACAACAATAGGAAGCCAGGAAATTCTACAAACGCACAACAAAAGCAAGGAACACAAAATAAGGCTTCTGTTGGCACACAACAAAATAAATCAAAACCAAGCACTCCATCTAATTCTAAAAACGTTAAATCTAAAGACGCGAAAAATGATGAGAAAGAGTTTGCTGGTTCAAAAGAAAAAACCAAAAAAACAAAAGCTCATGATAAACATTTTAATGATGATAAATCAGTTCCTGCTAATAAAAAAAGAAGGAATAAAATCAAGCATCAGCGTGCGGAAGCAGCAGCGAATCAGGATGAAGTGAGCCATCTTGTGATATCTGGTCCAATTACTGTTGGTGAGCTAGGTAAGAAACTAGGCAAAGAGCCATCTGAAATTATTAAAAAGCTTTTATTCTTAGGAGTTATGGCTACAATCAACCAAGAGCTAGACATCGATGCAATTTCATTAATAGCTGAGGAGTACGGGGTAACGGTTGAAGAGAAGATCGAGGTGGATGAGGATCAATTTGAGCTTTTCAATGAAGAGGATGATCCTGCTACATTAAAGGAAAGACCACCAGTTGTAACGGTAATGGGGCATGTTGACCATGGTAAAACAACCTTGCTTGACGCGATTCGTCATACAAGTGTAACCTCAACTGAAGCAGGTGGAATCACTCAGCATATCGGTGCATATCAGGTTGAATATAATGAGAAGCAAATCACTTTCTTAGATACACCTGGTCATGCTGCCTTCACAACAATGCGTGCTAGAGGAGCACAGGTGACTGACATTGCCATTATTGTTGTAGCTGCTGATGATGGAGTGATGCCTCAGACAAAAGAGGCTGTAGCCCACGCCCAAGCTGCCGAGGTTCCTATCATTGTGGCTGTGAACAAAATGGATAAAGAGGATGCCAATCCAGATCGAGTGAAGCAGGAGTTAACAGAGCTTAACCTTGTTCCAGAGGATTGGGGTGGAGATACGATCTTTGTTCATGTATCAGCCTTAAAAAATGAAGGTTTAGATGATCTAATGGAAATGATCTTACTCGTTTCTGAGGTCAATGAATATAAAGCAAATCCTGATCGTCTAGCACTAGGAACCGTTATTGAAGCCGAGCTAGATAAAGGTAGAGGACCAGTTGCTACAGTACTTGTACAAAGCGGAACTCTACAAATCGGAGACTCCATTGTTATTGGAAATACGTATGGTCGAGTTCGTGCCATGGTTAACGATAAAGGACGCAGGGTGAAGACGGCAGCTCCTTCCATGCCGATAGAAATCATCGGGATGCATGATGTTCCACAGGCTGGAGATAGCTTTAAAGTGTATGAGGATGAGAAAAAAGCACGGAGCATTAGTGAAAAACGTTCTATCAAACAAAGAGAACAGGAGCTAGGTTCTAATGCTAAGGTAAGCCTTGATGAGCTTTTCCAACAGATCCAAGAGGGAGAAATTAAGGATCTGAACGTCATCATCAAAGGTGATGTACAAGGTTCAGTAGAGGCATTAAAAGGTTCTCTTGAGAAGATTGAAGTAGAAGGTGTTCGTGTTAAAATTATCCTTACAGGTGTAGGGGCTATCACGGAATATGACATAATGCTTGCATCTGCTTCTAATGCCATAGTGATCGGTTTTAATGTTCGTCCAGAGCCTAACGCAAGAGTAACGGCTGAGCAAGAAAAGGTTGATGTACGCTTACATCGTATTATTTATAATGTAATTGATGAGATTGAAAGTGGTATGCGTGGTTTACTTGATCCAGAATATCAAGAAAAAGTATTGGGAACGGCTGAGGTCCGCCAAATCTTTAAGGTATCTAAAGTAGGTACGATTGCTGGATCTTATGTAACTGAGGGTAAAATTACAAGAGATTCCTCCGTACGACTTATCCGTGAAGGAATCGTTATCCATGAAGGAAAAGTGGATGTTTTAAAACGATTTAAGGATGATGTGAAAGAGGTTCAGACAAACTATGAGTGTGGAATTACGTTAGAGGGCTTCCACGATATCAAAGAAGGCGATATGATTGAAGCCTATATTATGGAGGAAATTCCTCGCTAA
- the rbfA gene encoding 30S ribosome-binding factor RbfA: protein MSNVRAHRVGEQMKKELGLIIQRELKDPRIGFVTVTAVEMSGDLQQAKVFLTVFGNEGQKEDSLKAIAKASGFIRSELGKRIRLRHTPELIFKFDESIEYGSKIEKMLDDLNSEQKD from the coding sequence ATGAGTAATGTTCGAGCACATCGTGTCGGAGAACAAATGAAGAAGGAGCTTGGGCTCATTATTCAAAGAGAATTAAAAGACCCGAGAATCGGATTTGTAACGGTAACAGCCGTTGAGATGTCTGGGGACTTGCAACAGGCGAAGGTGTTTTTAACTGTGTTTGGAAATGAAGGTCAAAAAGAAGACTCGCTTAAGGCGATTGCAAAGGCATCAGGCTTTATTCGTTCTGAGCTAGGCAAACGTATTCGATTAAGACATACACCGGAGCTAATTTTTAAATTTGATGAGTCCATTGAGTATGGCAGTAAAATCGAAAAGATGCTCGATGATCTAAACTCGGAGCAGAAGGACTAA
- a CDS encoding DHH family phosphoesterase, whose product MNNNNVEAYQHMLEKAAQFIKDNDDFLVLAHLNPDGDAIGSSLATMHLLRSLGKKVHVVNEGECPKRFSFLPGFEEIIDLSKISLNRSFSAVISVDVADEKRFGKIGSVIADDAQILNIDHHPTNTNFGVLNVIQPTAASTTEILFDLITAHFSPQLDSPTANALYTGLLTDTGGFRYANTKQSVLDMAAKLLGYGVQPDQIADYALETVTASHIELLKYALQSLSFHYEGQVAIILVSQEDMKAAGASKDDVDGISSYPRKIEGVEVGALFKEWSEGEVKVSLRSNKYVDVALLAQRNGGGGHAKASGYTFNGNLQAAKEDLLNQLKDIIQK is encoded by the coding sequence ATGAATAACAATAATGTGGAAGCTTATCAGCATATGTTAGAAAAAGCGGCACAATTTATAAAAGATAATGATGATTTTTTGGTTCTTGCTCATTTGAATCCGGATGGTGATGCCATTGGTTCAAGCCTTGCCACCATGCATTTGCTTAGAAGCTTAGGAAAAAAAGTCCATGTGGTAAATGAAGGAGAATGCCCTAAGAGATTCTCCTTCCTACCAGGCTTTGAGGAAATCATTGATTTATCTAAAATCTCATTAAATCGTTCTTTTTCAGCTGTTATTTCTGTAGATGTAGCTGATGAAAAGAGATTTGGTAAGATAGGCTCCGTTATAGCTGATGATGCGCAGATTTTAAATATTGATCATCATCCTACAAATACAAACTTCGGAGTGTTAAATGTCATTCAACCTACTGCTGCTTCTACAACAGAGATCCTATTTGATTTAATTACAGCCCACTTTTCTCCGCAGCTTGACAGTCCCACTGCTAATGCACTCTATACGGGCCTGCTAACAGACACAGGTGGTTTTCGCTATGCTAACACCAAACAAAGTGTATTAGACATGGCGGCAAAGCTGTTGGGGTATGGCGTGCAGCCAGACCAAATTGCTGATTATGCTCTTGAGACTGTTACGGCTTCTCATATTGAGCTATTAAAGTATGCCCTTCAAAGCCTATCCTTTCATTACGAAGGTCAGGTAGCCATAATTTTAGTATCCCAAGAGGATATGAAGGCTGCTGGAGCTTCTAAGGATGATGTAGATGGAATTTCCTCTTATCCTCGAAAGATTGAAGGAGTAGAGGTAGGAGCGTTGTTTAAAGAGTGGAGCGAAGGAGAGGTAAAGGTATCCTTACGATCTAATAAATATGTAGATGTAGCACTGCTGGCTCAGAGAAATGGTGGAGGCGGGCATGCTAAGGCGTCTGGCTATACCTTTAATGGAAATCTTCAGGCTGCTAAAGAGGATCTACTAAATCAATTGAAAGATATCATACAGAAGTAA
- the truB gene encoding tRNA pseudouridine(55) synthase TruB, producing MSKHGIIVLNKPSGMTSHSCVGKVRRLAGTKKVGHTGTLDPAVTGVLPICIGQATRVAEYILDYDKEYVATIVLGRSTATEDQTGETIEEAQLEEAPTLENVQEKIQNFIGEIEQIPPMFSAVKIDGVRLHKLARQGKEVERKARKVMIYDIELLQYTPELPYPTIKLRVRCSKGTYIRTLGVDLGRALGYPAHMSSLVRTKSGPFTLEDCVTFDELEGWNEEQWQNEMLPLEKAIAHLPDLIVSGDLKERVLFGQSLVIEQQVENDQLYRVLDQNGRFLAIYEGNHPKLIKPRKVFHME from the coding sequence ATGAGTAAACATGGCATTATTGTATTAAATAAACCAAGCGGAATGACCTCCCATAGCTGTGTAGGAAAAGTTAGACGTTTGGCCGGAACAAAGAAAGTAGGACACACTGGCACTCTTGATCCAGCCGTTACTGGTGTTCTACCTATTTGTATTGGTCAAGCTACTCGGGTAGCGGAGTATATATTAGACTATGACAAGGAATACGTTGCCACTATTGTGTTAGGACGCTCCACAGCTACGGAGGACCAGACAGGCGAAACAATTGAAGAAGCCCAGCTGGAAGAAGCACCTACATTAGAAAATGTTCAAGAGAAAATCCAAAATTTTATAGGTGAGATCGAGCAGATTCCTCCTATGTTTTCTGCTGTTAAAATAGATGGGGTGAGATTACATAAACTAGCTAGGCAAGGGAAGGAAGTTGAACGCAAAGCTCGCAAAGTTATGATTTATGATATTGAGCTATTACAATACACTCCTGAGCTACCTTATCCTACAATAAAGCTTAGGGTTCGTTGTTCGAAAGGTACGTATATCCGTACCCTTGGTGTTGATCTTGGACGAGCCTTAGGCTATCCTGCTCATATGAGCTCTCTAGTTAGAACTAAAAGTGGCCCTTTTACACTTGAGGATTGTGTAACATTTGATGAGCTGGAAGGATGGAACGAGGAACAATGGCAGAATGAAATGCTGCCGCTGGAAAAGGCAATTGCACATCTTCCAGATCTTATCGTGTCAGGAGATTTAAAAGAAAGAGTATTGTTTGGTCAATCCCTTGTTATTGAGCAGCAGGTTGAAAATGATCAGTTATACAGAGTTTTAGATCAGAACGGAAGGTTCCTAGCGATTTATGAAGGAAATCATCCAAAGCTAATTAAACCGAGGAAAGTTTTTCACATGGAGTGA
- a CDS encoding bifunctional riboflavin kinase/FAD synthetase has product MEIARITNSQLIKDTSQRLPSSVAFGNFDGIHIGHQQVIQQAIRVAKELKVESGVMTFYPHPLEVLTKVEHPSYLTPLEDKLALFKDLGVDVVFVVDFTLDLAKLSPQEFIQRYIVDLQIKHVVTGFDFSFGHKGSGRVEHLEKWGLENKAFTVDVLSSVDQDHMKISSSRVRSALHDGRVGEVSELLNRYYKVKGTVIHGEKRGRTIGFPTANLELTQAYVLPRQGVYAVYVTIQGIRRQAVCNIGKKPTFHNKGQVSLEVHILDFEGHLYDSVVDVEFVAFLRSEQKFNGIDELVNQIHLDIKETKKYL; this is encoded by the coding sequence ATGGAGATCGCCAGAATAACAAATTCTCAACTAATTAAGGATACAAGCCAACGCCTTCCTTCAAGCGTAGCTTTTGGAAATTTTGATGGAATTCATATAGGTCATCAGCAAGTGATTCAGCAAGCTATACGTGTAGCCAAAGAACTTAAAGTAGAGTCAGGAGTCATGACCTTTTATCCCCATCCGTTAGAGGTATTAACAAAGGTTGAACACCCTAGCTATCTTACTCCTTTAGAAGACAAGCTTGCTCTTTTTAAAGACTTGGGTGTTGATGTTGTATTTGTTGTAGATTTCACCCTTGACCTTGCTAAGTTGTCTCCGCAGGAATTTATACAAAGGTATATTGTCGATCTACAAATCAAACATGTGGTCACAGGCTTTGATTTTTCCTTTGGACACAAAGGAAGCGGCAGGGTCGAGCATTTAGAGAAGTGGGGCTTGGAGAATAAAGCCTTTACAGTAGATGTTCTTTCCTCTGTGGATCAGGATCATATGAAGATTAGCTCATCAAGAGTACGTTCTGCTCTCCATGATGGACGAGTAGGGGAGGTCAGTGAGCTTTTAAATCGTTATTACAAGGTTAAAGGTACTGTCATTCACGGAGAGAAAAGAGGAAGAACAATAGGCTTCCCTACAGCTAACCTTGAGCTCACGCAGGCATATGTGCTTCCAAGGCAAGGTGTTTATGCAGTATATGTTACGATTCAAGGTATCCGTAGGCAAGCTGTTTGTAATATTGGGAAGAAGCCTACGTTCCACAATAAAGGACAGGTATCACTTGAAGTCCATATTCTAGATTTTGAGGGTCATTTGTACGATAGTGTAGTAGATGTTGAATTTGTAGCATTCCTGCGTTCTGAGCAGAAGTTCAATGGAATTGATGAGCTTGTGAACCAGATTCATTTAGATATTAAAGAAACGAAAAAGTATTTGTAA
- a CDS encoding response regulator transcription factor, giving the protein MSAGTILLVDDEIEIRNLLEIYLKNDGYFVLHANNGGEALQHLREQEVDLIILDVMMPEMDGIEACMKIREEKQMPIIMLSAKSQDIDKITGLSIGADDYVTKPFSPLEILARVRSHLRRYRQLNTGGQQKNEYEHQVDGLVINMITHKVTVHDKEVRLTPREFAILEALIRNKGIVLSMEKIYEMVWNEPFFDGNNTLMVHIRKLREKIEKDPSKPEYIKTVWGVGYQIEG; this is encoded by the coding sequence ATGTCAGCAGGAACAATTTTATTGGTGGATGATGAAATAGAAATTCGAAACCTGCTAGAGATTTACTTGAAAAATGATGGGTACTTTGTCTTGCATGCTAACAACGGAGGAGAGGCTCTTCAGCATTTGAGGGAGCAGGAGGTAGATTTAATCATATTAGACGTAATGATGCCTGAAATGGATGGTATCGAGGCTTGTATGAAGATCAGAGAAGAGAAGCAAATGCCCATTATTATGCTCTCTGCTAAATCTCAAGATATAGACAAAATCACAGGACTAAGTATTGGGGCAGATGATTATGTAACAAAGCCGTTTAGTCCCCTAGAAATCCTAGCAAGAGTGCGTTCTCATTTACGGAGATATCGACAGTTAAATACTGGTGGTCAACAGAAAAATGAATACGAGCATCAGGTGGATGGACTTGTCATCAATATGATTACACATAAAGTAACTGTACATGATAAAGAGGTCAGACTGACTCCACGAGAGTTTGCTATCCTAGAGGCATTGATTCGAAATAAAGGAATTGTATTGAGTATGGAAAAAATATATGAAATGGTATGGAACGAGCCCTTTTTTGATGGAAATAATACATTGATGGTGCATATCCGCAAGCTTAGAGAAAAAATAGAAAAGGACCCAAGTAAGCCTGAATACATTAAGACTGTCTGGGGAGTTGGATACCAAATTGAAGGATGA
- a CDS encoding sensor histidine kinase yields MNELRTISFIQTIRWKFIFVIVISIALAIGTIFLCYYMGFLLIKIPVLSAPLKWLVERIGSSPVMWVSGVVLFLLYFFILSRRVIAYIEKITVGLQEISEGNLDYKLEVKSSDELGMMAGAINEMAQKLKKLMEDERKAEKSKNELITGVSHDLRTPLTSILGYLELIEDDRYKDEVEFRYYTNIAYTKALRLKKLIDDLFEYTSIHDKGPLLKSEKINVSGFINQVVEEFAPVLEAESMSYQTVIEDPTLYIQADGNLLVRAYENLMMNAVRYGKKGKHIDVRIREQGGEAVIEIINYGEPIPERDLPFIFDRFYRAEKSRTSESGGTGLGLAITKSIVELNGGRISASSDQQKTTFQTKFPIVPV; encoded by the coding sequence ATGAACGAGTTGAGGACAATTAGCTTTATCCAAACGATACGCTGGAAGTTTATCTTCGTGATTGTAATCAGTATTGCTTTAGCTATAGGTACTATCTTTTTATGTTATTACATGGGTTTTCTATTAATTAAAATTCCAGTTCTATCAGCTCCTTTGAAATGGCTTGTAGAAAGAATTGGTTCATCACCCGTGATGTGGGTGAGTGGGGTTGTGCTATTCTTATTATATTTTTTCATATTAAGTAGACGAGTGATTGCTTATATTGAAAAGATCACAGTCGGTCTTCAAGAAATTTCGGAGGGAAACCTCGATTATAAGCTTGAAGTGAAGAGCTCCGATGAATTAGGGATGATGGCAGGGGCAATAAATGAGATGGCTCAAAAATTGAAAAAGCTTATGGAGGATGAAAGAAAAGCAGAGAAAAGCAAAAATGAGCTAATTACCGGTGTTTCTCATGATTTGCGTACCCCTCTCACATCCATTTTAGGCTATTTAGAGCTCATAGAGGATGATCGCTATAAGGATGAGGTTGAGTTTCGATATTACACAAATATTGCTTATACAAAAGCATTAAGGTTGAAAAAGCTAATAGATGATCTATTTGAATATACGTCTATTCATGATAAAGGCCCTTTACTTAAAAGTGAAAAAATCAATGTAAGTGGATTTATTAATCAAGTGGTGGAGGAGTTTGCACCTGTTTTGGAGGCGGAAAGCATGTCCTATCAAACAGTTATTGAGGATCCCACATTATATATCCAAGCAGATGGAAACCTGCTCGTACGAGCGTATGAAAACTTAATGATGAATGCTGTAAGATACGGTAAGAAAGGGAAGCACATTGATGTTAGAATAAGAGAGCAGGGTGGAGAGGCTGTGATTGAAATAATCAACTATGGAGAGCCTATTCCTGAGCGTGATTTACCCTTTATCTTTGACCGATTTTACCGTGCTGAGAAATCGAGAACATCGGAATCTGGAGGAACAGGCCTTGGTTTAGCGATTACAAAAAGCATAGTTGAGCTGAACGGTGGTAGGATCTCTGCAAGTAGTGATCAGCAAAAAACAACGTTTCAAACGAAATTCCCTATAGTGCCAGTTTAG
- a CDS encoding FAD-dependent oxidoreductase, which translates to MNKKWMILFFALLILAGGIVFGVKAFKDSRISVTVDMPASKQELMEVVSVDTLKENYDAIVVGTDPEGLAAAISAARNGLSTLLIESRERDVLGGLMTVGWLNSIDMNWDRTVSTKLGSEPSYLNKGIFEEWYEQIEGHSFDVTSAANAFYKLVSTEENIDLYMEASAIEPLVHTENNGQVVEGIKVSHSDGTKQSISAPAVIDATQDADIASAAGAAFTIGREDLGDKSSQMAVTAVFRLKNIDDQVWKQVAKRLNGNNDPNTGVDKLSAWGYGKEMADYKSTNPERTKMRGLNIGRQLDETMLINALHIFEVDPLDPDSQKEGLEIAAREADNVVTFLRNFKEFKNIELDSIASELYVRESRHLQGLYRLNIIDLLENRDHWDRIAFGSYPADIQRTSPDDNGAVILNPLKYAVPFRSIVPQEVDGLLVIGRSASFDTLAHGSTRVIPTGMAAGQAAGAAIRVAVDEGVTFSELAESKESIEKLQNMLNEQGMELEEYSLEPQSYMKHKDYPGLRAAVYMGITFGSYNNEFNLDDISNPQRIVNKLYSIVKLYPEFFQGDPGKSLIAVLKPNEEDLSIEQASYAIAKTIGLEATFEKAKSLLIERGILNPNTLEGIKNLKRITDGEMYMLLKDAVESQTGIEFDAL; encoded by the coding sequence ATGAATAAGAAGTGGATGATTTTATTCTTTGCCTTGCTTATTTTAGCAGGAGGAATAGTTTTCGGAGTGAAGGCTTTCAAGGATAGCAGAATAAGTGTTACTGTTGATATGCCAGCTTCAAAGCAGGAATTAATGGAGGTTGTCTCTGTAGATACGTTAAAGGAAAACTATGATGCGATTGTAGTTGGGACAGATCCTGAAGGACTAGCCGCTGCGATTTCAGCAGCTAGAAATGGGTTAAGCACTTTACTTATTGAAAGCAGAGAGCGTGATGTACTAGGCGGTTTAATGACGGTAGGATGGTTAAATAGCATAGATATGAACTGGGATCGAACAGTATCAACTAAATTAGGGAGTGAGCCTAGTTATTTAAATAAAGGGATATTTGAAGAGTGGTATGAGCAGATTGAAGGGCATTCGTTTGATGTAACGTCTGCGGCTAATGCTTTTTATAAGCTTGTGAGTACAGAAGAAAATATTGATTTATATATGGAGGCCTCTGCTATTGAGCCTCTGGTTCATACAGAAAATAATGGACAAGTTGTTGAAGGAATTAAGGTATCACATTCAGATGGGACGAAGCAAAGCATATCAGCTCCAGCGGTTATTGATGCTACACAGGATGCGGACATTGCTTCCGCTGCAGGTGCTGCATTTACAATAGGTAGAGAGGATTTGGGAGACAAGAGCTCTCAAATGGCAGTAACCGCTGTGTTTCGATTGAAAAACATAGATGATCAAGTATGGAAACAGGTCGCGAAAAGATTAAATGGGAATAATGATCCAAACACTGGTGTAGATAAGCTTTCTGCATGGGGATACGGCAAGGAGATGGCTGATTATAAATCAACGAATCCTGAGCGTACCAAGATGAGAGGTCTTAACATTGGTCGACAGCTTGATGAGACGATGCTGATTAATGCTCTTCATATTTTTGAAGTAGATCCATTAGATCCTGATTCTCAGAAGGAAGGGCTTGAGATTGCGGCTAGAGAAGCAGATAATGTCGTGACATTCTTAAGAAATTTTAAGGAGTTTAAGAATATTGAGTTAGACTCTATTGCTTCAGAGCTTTACGTACGTGAAAGTCGACATTTGCAAGGTTTGTATCGATTAAATATTATAGATTTATTAGAAAATAGAGATCACTGGGATCGCATTGCCTTCGGTTCTTATCCAGCAGACATTCAAAGAACCTCACCAGACGATAACGGGGCAGTCATTTTAAACCCACTTAAATATGCTGTCCCGTTTCGAAGCATTGTTCCTCAGGAGGTAGATGGATTACTGGTTATTGGGCGTTCTGCAAGCTTTGATACGCTGGCACATGGTAGTACACGTGTCATCCCAACTGGAATGGCAGCAGGACAGGCTGCTGGAGCAGCTATAAGAGTGGCTGTAGATGAGGGGGTAACGTTTAGTGAGCTTGCTGAATCTAAGGAATCTATTGAGAAGCTACAGAACATGCTAAATGAGCAAGGCATGGAGCTAGAGGAGTACAGTTTAGAACCCCAGTCCTATATGAAGCACAAGGATTATCCAGGTTTAAGGGCAGCCGTATATATGGGAATAACGTTTGGATCCTACAATAATGAATTTAATTTAGATGATATCTCTAATCCACAGCGTATTGTTAATAAGCTTTATAGTATAGTGAAGCTATATCCAGAGTTTTTCCAAGGTGATCCTGGAAAGAGCTTAATAGCTGTATTGAAGCCTAATGAAGAAGATCTAAGTATAGAGCAGGCTAGCTATGCAATAGCCAAGACGATAGGATTAGAGGCAACATTTGAAAAGGCTAAATCATTGTTAATTGAGCGGGGAATTCTAAATCCAAACACATTAGAAGGAATTAAAAATCTGAAGAGAATAACAGATGGTGAAATGTATATGCTACTCAAGGATGCAGTTGAGAGTCAGACAGGGATAGAATTTGACGCACTTTAA
- a CDS encoding pyridoxamine 5'-phosphate oxidase family protein, whose amino-acid sequence MDIFNEQITSLEELEELRPILGQPSKLVQEKVVHSLDLLSKEFIAKSPFLLIATSDAKGCCDVSPRGDAPGFVHVIDDKHLFIPERPGNKRMDSIRNILENPHIGLIFLIPGLGETFRVNGKACISRDPQLLERTAVNGKVPLLGIGVEIVEGYMHCAKAFKRSGLWQPEAWLSEAERPTAAKIIAAHVSTKSAITEKEVTDSLNESYTKRLY is encoded by the coding sequence ATGGATATTTTTAATGAACAAATAACTTCTTTAGAGGAATTAGAGGAGCTTCGACCGATTTTAGGTCAGCCTAGCAAGCTTGTACAGGAGAAAGTGGTTCATTCTCTAGATTTATTGAGTAAAGAATTTATAGCTAAATCTCCTTTTTTGTTAATCGCTACATCAGATGCAAAAGGGTGCTGTGATGTTTCTCCTCGTGGTGATGCTCCAGGCTTTGTCCATGTTATTGATGATAAGCATCTTTTTATTCCTGAACGTCCAGGAAATAAAAGAATGGACTCCATTCGCAATATTTTAGAGAATCCGCATATTGGATTAATTTTTCTTATTCCAGGGCTAGGGGAGACATTTAGGGTAAACGGCAAGGCCTGTATTAGCCGTGATCCTCAGCTTTTGGAGCGGACAGCTGTAAATGGCAAGGTTCCGTTACTCGGTATCGGTGTAGAAATCGTGGAGGGCTATATGCATTGTGCTAAAGCGTTTAAAAGGTCGGGGTTATGGCAGCCAGAAGCATGGTTATCTGAAGCAGAACGACCAACCGCAGCAAAGATTATTGCAGCCCATGTTAGTACTAAATCTGCTATTACGGAAAAAGAAGTGACTGACTCATTAAATGAAAGCTATACAAAGAGACTGTATTAA